A stretch of Endozoicomonas sp. SCSIO W0465 DNA encodes these proteins:
- a CDS encoding transporter substrate-binding domain-containing protein: MKKITVMLAFLLAFSSSLFASYNPIWEESALNNIMERKVLRIGLDAGYMPFEMTNKQGKIVGFDVDVARQMAKSMGVELEIVNTAWDGIIPALVTDKFDIIMSGMTLTSQRNLQINFANPYIVIGQSILLRNGLEGEIKSYKDLNNPKYTVVSKLGTTGDLAAKRYLSKARLRLFETESEGAIEVVNGKADAFIYDLPFNAVYSSQNPGKLVHLDTPFTYEPLAWGVRKGDPDFVNWLNNFLTQIQGDGTYDKIYAKWFESSEWQKTLK, translated from the coding sequence ATGAAAAAAATCACGGTGATGCTGGCCTTTCTGCTGGCGTTCAGTTCCTCGCTTTTTGCTTCTTATAACCCGATATGGGAAGAGTCTGCGCTAAACAATATCATGGAGCGCAAGGTGCTTCGTATTGGCCTGGATGCAGGCTATATGCCATTCGAAATGACCAATAAGCAGGGTAAAATCGTTGGTTTTGATGTGGACGTTGCCCGGCAGATGGCCAAGTCCATGGGCGTAGAGCTGGAAATTGTGAATACTGCCTGGGATGGCATTATCCCGGCTCTGGTGACGGATAAGTTTGACATCATTATGTCCGGTATGACCCTGACTTCCCAGCGTAACCTGCAGATTAACTTTGCTAACCCCTATATTGTCATTGGCCAGAGTATATTGCTGCGTAATGGCCTTGAAGGGGAGATCAAGTCTTATAAAGATCTGAATAATCCCAAATATACGGTGGTTTCCAAGCTGGGAACTACTGGCGATCTTGCAGCCAAACGTTATCTGAGTAAAGCCAGACTGAGACTGTTTGAAACCGAATCTGAGGGTGCCATCGAGGTTGTGAATGGCAAGGCAGATGCATTTATCTATGACCTGCCGTTTAATGCGGTCTATTCCAGCCAGAATCCGGGTAAGCTGGTTCATCTGGATACACCCTTTACCTATGAGCCGCTGGCCTGGGGAGTTCGTAAGGGGGATCCGGACTTTGTTAATTGGTTGAATAATTTCCTGACCCAGATTCAGGGTGATGGTACTTACGATAAGATTTATGCCAAGTGGTTCGAAAGTTCCGAATGGCAAAAGACCCTGAAGTAG